A single window of Brevundimonas vitisensis DNA harbors:
- the dapF gene encoding diaminopimelate epimerase — MTRPFVKMNGAGNDFVVVDALTEPFAPTAEQARAIADRATGQGCDQLIAIAPSDRADAFMRVWNADGGVVETCGNALRCVGWMLMESTGKDQVTIDTLGGPTTARKVSSHEVQVDMGRPRLDWAEIPLAEDMDTRGIELQVGPIDDPVLHTPGAVSMGNPHVVFFMDHVPDDGFVRGTGSLIEHHPLFPQGVNVGFAHILAPDRIRLRVWERGAGLTRACGTGACAALVAAARRGLSARRATVVVDGGELVIEWDEATDHVLMTGPVEVERTGRLSA; from the coding sequence ATGACCCGACCCTTCGTCAAGATGAATGGGGCCGGCAACGACTTCGTCGTCGTCGACGCCCTGACCGAGCCGTTCGCCCCCACGGCCGAGCAGGCCCGCGCCATCGCGGATCGGGCGACGGGGCAGGGCTGTGACCAGCTGATCGCCATCGCGCCCTCGGACCGGGCCGATGCCTTCATGCGGGTGTGGAACGCCGACGGGGGCGTGGTCGAGACCTGTGGCAACGCCCTGCGCTGCGTCGGCTGGATGCTGATGGAATCGACCGGCAAGGACCAGGTCACCATCGACACCCTGGGTGGGCCGACGACGGCGCGAAAGGTGTCTTCCCATGAGGTACAAGTCGATATGGGTCGGCCGCGGCTGGACTGGGCCGAGATCCCTCTGGCCGAGGACATGGACACGCGGGGGATCGAGCTTCAGGTCGGGCCGATCGACGATCCGGTCCTGCATACGCCGGGCGCCGTTTCCATGGGAAATCCACACGTCGTCTTCTTCATGGACCATGTGCCCGACGACGGTTTCGTGCGGGGCACCGGCTCGCTGATCGAGCATCACCCCCTGTTTCCGCAAGGGGTCAATGTCGGCTTTGCCCATATCCTGGCCCCTGACCGCATCCGACTGCGGGTGTGGGAGCGGGGCGCCGGGCTGACCCGGGCCTGTGGCACGGGGGCCTGTGCTGCCCTGGTCGCGGCGGCGCGGCGCGGCCTGTCGGCGCGGCGGGCCACGGTGGTGGTCGACGGCGGCGAACTGGTGATCGAATGGGATGAGGCGACCGACCATGTGCTGATGACCGGCCCGGTCGAGGTCGAGCGGACGGGACGGCTTTCGGCCTGA
- a CDS encoding NADP-dependent malic enzyme produces the protein MPDQTDKQTFSDEDALDFHRLPAPGKISMAPIKPMATQRDLSLAYSPGVAVPVRAIAADADRAYDYTSKGNLVAVISNGTAILGLGNLGHMASKPVMEGKAVLFKRFADVDSFDVEVKTTNPEEFITVVKNIGDTWGGINLEDIKSPECFIIESELQDLLDIPVFHDDQHGTAIISTAGLINACHITGRRMEDVKLVLVGAGAAGLSSISLMKSLGVKHENTTVVDLDGVVYRGRQVSMDQWKSVHATDTPHRTLAEAMVGADVVLGLSAKGAITPSMIASMAPNPIIFAMANPDPEITPEEVKAVRSDAIVATGRSDYVNQVNNVLGFPYIFRGALDVRARRVNHEMKIACAQALAQLAREDVPDEVAVAYRGRKLKFGPDYIIPTPFDPRLIWYIPPFVAQAAMDSGVARVRIDDMDAYRARLRERVDPSAALMQKISSAVRAAPNKRVVFAEGEESTVIRAAWAFKQAELGTPILLGREDLIRRNAAEAGLDFDSLGIEIVNARVSDKNAEYTDFLYAKLQRRGYLKRDVQRMINQDRNYFAASMLARGDADAVVTGTTRNFNMVLKEVRRVLDVKESLIGLSIVLAKGRTLFVADTSIHELPSAEELAEIAIQAAATVRKLGRTPRVAFLSYSTFGNPPGERGEKVREAIRILDQRGVDFEYEGEMPPELALDPGLRANYPFMRLSRDANILVMPALHSAAISSQLVQALGGATVIGPLLVGLEKSVQIVSLGASVSEIITAATFAAYEEGISVEFEPEDEVTPPHPTPAVERSMEPLVETRPVLTTAVPPTEL, from the coding sequence ATGCCCGACCAGACCGACAAACAGACGTTTTCCGACGAGGATGCCCTGGATTTCCACCGGCTGCCGGCGCCGGGCAAGATCTCCATGGCCCCGATCAAGCCGATGGCGACCCAGCGGGACCTGTCGCTGGCCTATTCGCCGGGGGTGGCGGTGCCGGTTCGCGCGATCGCCGCCGATGCCGACCGGGCCTATGACTATACGTCCAAGGGCAATCTGGTCGCGGTCATCTCGAACGGGACGGCCATCCTGGGTCTGGGCAATCTGGGCCACATGGCCTCCAAGCCGGTGATGGAGGGCAAGGCGGTCCTGTTCAAACGCTTTGCCGACGTCGACAGCTTCGACGTCGAGGTCAAGACGACCAACCCCGAAGAGTTCATCACCGTTGTCAAGAACATCGGCGACACCTGGGGCGGCATCAATCTGGAGGACATCAAGTCCCCGGAATGCTTCATCATCGAGAGCGAACTTCAGGACCTGCTGGATATTCCCGTCTTCCACGACGACCAGCACGGCACGGCCATCATCTCGACCGCCGGACTGATCAACGCCTGCCACATCACCGGGCGGCGGATGGAGGACGTCAAACTGGTGCTGGTCGGTGCCGGGGCGGCGGGCCTCAGCTCGATCAGCCTGATGAAGTCGCTGGGCGTCAAGCACGAGAACACCACGGTCGTGGACCTGGACGGCGTCGTCTATCGCGGGCGCCAGGTCTCGATGGACCAGTGGAAGTCGGTCCATGCCACGGACACGCCGCACCGGACCCTGGCCGAGGCCATGGTCGGGGCCGATGTGGTGCTGGGCCTGTCGGCCAAGGGCGCCATCACCCCGTCCATGATCGCCTCCATGGCCCCCAATCCGATCATCTTCGCCATGGCCAATCCCGATCCGGAGATCACGCCCGAAGAGGTCAAGGCCGTGCGGTCCGACGCCATCGTGGCCACCGGCCGCTCGGACTATGTGAACCAGGTCAACAATGTCCTGGGCTTTCCCTACATCTTCCGTGGGGCGCTGGACGTGCGGGCTCGGCGCGTGAACCACGAGATGAAGATCGCCTGCGCCCAGGCCCTGGCCCAGCTGGCGCGCGAAGACGTGCCGGACGAGGTGGCTGTGGCCTATCGCGGGCGCAAGCTGAAGTTCGGCCCCGACTACATCATCCCCACGCCGTTCGATCCGCGCCTGATCTGGTACATTCCGCCCTTCGTCGCCCAGGCGGCGATGGACAGCGGCGTGGCCCGGGTCCGTATCGACGACATGGATGCCTACCGCGCCCGCCTGCGCGAGCGGGTCGATCCTTCGGCGGCCCTGATGCAGAAGATCAGCTCGGCCGTGCGCGCGGCGCCGAACAAGCGGGTCGTCTTTGCCGAGGGCGAGGAATCGACCGTGATCCGCGCGGCCTGGGCCTTCAAACAGGCCGAGCTGGGCACGCCGATCCTGCTGGGCCGCGAGGATCTGATCCGCCGCAATGCCGCCGAGGCAGGCCTGGATTTCGACAGCCTGGGCATCGAGATCGTCAACGCCCGCGTCTCGGACAAGAACGCCGAATACACCGACTTCCTGTACGCCAAGCTGCAGCGCCGGGGCTATCTGAAGCGCGACGTCCAGCGGATGATCAACCAGGACCGCAACTATTTCGCCGCCTCCATGCTGGCGCGCGGCGATGCCGATGCGGTGGTGACCGGCACGACCCGCAACTTCAACATGGTGCTGAAGGAGGTCCGCCGCGTCCTGGACGTGAAGGAAAGCCTGATCGGCCTGTCGATCGTGCTGGCCAAGGGGCGTACCCTGTTCGTGGCCGATACCTCGATCCACGAACTACCCAGCGCCGAGGAACTGGCCGAGATCGCCATCCAGGCGGCGGCCACGGTCAGGAAGCTGGGGCGCACGCCGCGCGTTGCCTTCCTGTCCTATTCGACCTTCGGCAATCCTCCCGGCGAGCGGGGCGAAAAGGTGCGCGAGGCGATCCGCATCCTGGATCAGCGCGGTGTCGACTTCGAATACGAAGGGGAAATGCCGCCCGAGCTGGCGCTGGATCCGGGCCTGCGCGCCAACTATCCGTTCATGCGCCTGAGCCGCGACGCCAACATCCTGGTCATGCCGGCCCTGCATTCGGCGGCCATCTCCAGCCAGCTGGTGCAGGCGCTTGGCGGGGCCACGGTCATCGGTCCGCTGCTGGTCGGGCTGGAGAAGTCGGTGCAGATCGTGTCCCTGGGGGCCTCGGTCAGCGAGATCATCACCGCCGCCACCTTCGCCGCCTATGAAGAGGGCATCAGCGTCGAGTTCGAGCCCGAGGACGAGGTCACCCCACCACATCCGACCCCGGCAGTCGAACGCTCGATGGAGCCGCTGGTGGAGACCCGACCCGTTCTGACGACCGCCGTGCCGCCGACCGAGCTGTAG
- a CDS encoding AmpG family muropeptide MFS transporter has protein sequence MTDTTTPAKPARGLGGLAVYGERRVFVMLLLGFSAGLPNLLIFDTLSAWLRESGTTLEVIGFFALATVTYSLKFVWAPLIDRTQVPVISRFLGHRRSWMLVTQGIIMLGLWLISGLNPSNALTTMALFAVMVGFAGATQDIVIDAWRIEVSDDSRHGAMAASYQLGYRVAVIVAGAVPLVLADLYNWNLSYAVMAALMLIGIGATLFAPRETTHTIRAIPVGDIPSRPKVELVEWIIRLAVLVVAAMIAGSGLTGQLDLTRGVLALVGVSGASLDGLQTAWDAKPGGVFLQVGSVFLGLGLMVVACWPIPRVPTRPGAYLAGSFGAPLKDFYVRFAGVATLILALICVYRLADFVLNIMNPFYLDLGFTKTELAEVRKVFGVVMTTLGVFIGGWSVARLGLIRTMVIGAFMSPVSNLVFAWLATQGPDLGALTIAIGVDNIATGYAGTALIAYMSSLTSLGFTATQYALFSSLYALPGKLIASQSGRIVEGSARAAEAGGLFAPLKGLFVNLPAGSLVQGAATSGVTPAALGAGYVVFFLYSTIIGVFAIALAFVVAAKQTAIQARQTDQTAVDATEAQPS, from the coding sequence ATGACCGATACGACGACCCCCGCCAAACCGGCACGCGGCCTGGGTGGCCTGGCGGTCTATGGCGAGCGGCGGGTCTTCGTCATGCTGCTGCTCGGCTTCTCGGCCGGCCTGCCGAACCTGCTGATCTTCGACACCCTGTCGGCCTGGCTCCGGGAGAGCGGCACCACGCTGGAGGTGATCGGCTTCTTTGCCCTGGCCACCGTCACTTATTCGCTGAAATTCGTCTGGGCCCCCCTGATCGACCGGACTCAGGTGCCGGTCATTTCGCGGTTCCTGGGTCACCGCCGGTCCTGGATGCTGGTCACCCAGGGCATCATCATGCTGGGGCTCTGGCTGATCTCGGGCCTGAACCCGTCCAATGCCCTGACGACCATGGCCCTGTTCGCGGTGATGGTGGGCTTTGCGGGCGCGACGCAGGACATCGTCATCGATGCTTGGCGGATCGAGGTGTCGGACGACAGTCGTCACGGGGCCATGGCTGCCTCCTATCAGCTCGGCTATCGCGTCGCCGTCATCGTGGCCGGGGCTGTGCCGCTGGTCCTGGCCGATCTCTACAACTGGAACCTGTCCTATGCGGTGATGGCCGCCCTGATGCTGATCGGGATCGGCGCAACCCTTTTTGCACCACGAGAGACCACGCACACGATCCGGGCGATTCCGGTCGGCGACATCCCCTCGCGTCCCAAGGTCGAGCTGGTGGAGTGGATCATCCGGCTGGCCGTGCTGGTGGTCGCCGCTATGATCGCCGGGTCGGGCCTGACCGGCCAGCTGGACCTGACGCGTGGCGTCCTGGCGCTGGTTGGGGTTTCCGGGGCCAGCCTGGATGGACTTCAGACGGCCTGGGACGCCAAGCCGGGCGGCGTCTTCCTTCAGGTCGGCTCCGTCTTTCTGGGTCTGGGACTGATGGTCGTCGCCTGCTGGCCCATTCCGCGCGTGCCCACGCGGCCGGGGGCCTATCTGGCCGGGTCGTTCGGCGCGCCGCTGAAGGATTTCTATGTCCGGTTTGCCGGTGTCGCGACCCTGATCCTGGCCCTGATCTGCGTCTATCGGCTGGCCGATTTCGTGCTCAACATCATGAACCCCTTCTATCTGGACCTGGGGTTCACCAAGACCGAACTGGCCGAGGTTCGAAAGGTTTTCGGGGTGGTCATGACCACGCTCGGCGTCTTCATCGGCGGCTGGTCGGTGGCGCGTCTGGGCCTGATCCGCACCATGGTGATCGGTGCCTTCATGAGCCCGGTGTCCAACCTCGTGTTCGCCTGGCTGGCGACACAGGGTCCGGACCTGGGGGCCCTGACCATCGCCATCGGCGTGGACAACATCGCCACCGGATACGCGGGCACGGCCCTGATCGCCTATATGTCCAGCCTGACGTCCCTGGGGTTCACGGCGACCCAATATGCCCTGTTCAGCTCCCTGTATGCCCTGCCCGGCAAGCTGATCGCCTCCCAGTCCGGCCGCATCGTCGAGGGATCGGCCCGGGCGGCGGAGGCCGGGGGCCTGTTCGCGCCGCTGAAGGGTCTGTTCGTCAATCTGCCGGCGGGGTCCCTGGTCCAGGGAGCGGCGACCAGCGGCGTCACCCCGGCAGCCTTGGGGGCGGGCTATGTCGTCTTCTTCCTGTATTCGACGATCATCGGCGTGTTTGCCATCGCCCTGGCCTTCGTCGTGGCCGCGAAACAGACCGCGATCCAGGCGCGCCAGACCGATCAGACCGCCGTCGATGCGACCGAGGCCCAGCCCTCCTGA